The following is a genomic window from Streptomyces sp. BHT-5-2.
TCGGCTCGTCGAGGAGGTAGATCCGCGGCTGGTCGCAGACCGCCGAGGCCAGCGCCACGCGTTGTTTCTCTCCGCCGGAGAGCTCGAACATGCTGCGGCGGGCGAGGCGGGAGACGCCCATCCGGTCGGCGACCCGCGCCACGCGGGCGCGGATACCCTCCGGGTCCGCACCCGCGTTCTCGCTGCCGAAGGCCATCTCGGACAGCGGGTCGGTGCAGAAGAACTGGGTCCTGGGGTTCTGGAACACGGTCGACACCGCGCGTCCCGTCTCGTGCAGCGGCTGGTAACGGGGATCGCTCCCGAACACCGCGACGCCGCCCGACACTTCGGCCTCGTAGACATGTGGGATGAGACCGTTCAGCAGCCGGATCACGGTCGACTTGCCGCATCCGCTGCCGCCGGTGAGCAGAACGCACTCCCCCTCTGACACCTCGAACGAGACGTCACGCAACGCCGGTTCGCCGCCCGTCGGGTACCGCACGGTGACGTTGTCGAGTGCGATCGCCTTCATGCCAGCCATTACTCCGTCACTCCGATACTCCGTCACTCCGTTACTCCGTTACTCCGTCAGTTTCCAGAACGTCGCGAGGGCGGCCAGGGCCAGCACGGTGAGCGCCAGGGCCGCGTCCCGGATACCGAATCCCAGTCGGGCGGTCGTCGTCGGCCGGACCGGGGCGCCGAGTCCGCGGCACATCGCCGAGGCGGCCAGGTCCTCGCCGGAACGTACCGCTGCCGCCAGCAGCGGAACCAACACATACTCCACGGTCCGCAGGGGGTGACGGACCGCGGCCGCGGGGCCGAACAGACCGCGCAGCCGCATCGCGTCGGTGATCGCCACGGCGTCCTCGCGCACGGTCGCGGTGAACCGCAGCATGACCGCGAGCGGGGTGATCACGAAGCGGGGTACGCGCATACGGTTCAGTCCGCCGGACAGCTCGCTCGGAGTCGTCGAGCGGACGAAGTAGTACCCGTACCCCGCCGTTATGACGTACGGGACCGTGTACAGCAGC
Proteins encoded in this region:
- a CDS encoding energy-coupling factor transporter transmembrane component T is translated as MHSRGWFDVRTRLIAVIVVDLLLLSSGTRFIQVPALLVLAVLLASERAVRGAAWFTGAWAAVMALSRWVLPHVPGGAVIMTALLYTVPYVITAGYGYYFVRSTTPSELSGGLNRMRVPRFVITPLAVMLRFTATVREDAVAITDAMRLRGLFGPAAAVRHPLRTVEYVLVPLLAAAVRSGEDLAASAMCRGLGAPVRPTTTARLGFGIRDAALALTVLALAALATFWKLTE